From a region of the Aeoliella mucimassa genome:
- a CDS encoding carboxypeptidase M32 produces the protein MADPQQTYAQLCDHARKTELLTSVTNVLGWDEQTYMPPAAGEYRADQLAMLASTIHQQATDPQVGDWLAELESSPLATDTESDTSVVIREMRRSYDRKTKLPADLVEALTRATSIGQQVWVEARKANDYAQFAPKLETIFKLKREEADAVGYTECRYDALLDDYEPHTTASQVEPVLRSLGKALVPLVAAIGESKHQPDMSIMDRDFPVDVQAKYGSDVAKRIGFCFQGGRIDPTAHPFCTTLGPADVRLTTRYNPRDLRAGLFSIMHEAGHGLYEQGLPSEKYGLPTGEAISLGIHESQSRMWEILVGLSHSFWQHNYADAQAAFPAALGDVALDDFHFAINESKPSLIRVEADEATYNLHILIRFELELALVADELSIADLPAAWNAKYEQYLGITPPSDALGVMQDVHWSHGLIGYFPTYSLGNLYSAQFFAKAKEDLGDLDAQFAQGDYKPLLDWLRTNIHQHGKRYTAADLVERVTGKPLSSEALLSHLSDKFGKLYRL, from the coding sequence ATGGCCGACCCCCAGCAGACCTACGCCCAACTATGCGACCACGCCCGTAAGACCGAGCTGTTGACCTCGGTGACCAATGTGCTGGGGTGGGACGAGCAAACCTACATGCCCCCTGCGGCCGGGGAATATAGGGCCGATCAGCTAGCCATGCTGGCCTCGACGATCCATCAGCAGGCGACCGACCCACAGGTCGGCGACTGGCTCGCGGAGCTGGAATCCAGCCCGCTGGCGACCGACACCGAGAGCGACACGTCGGTGGTGATCCGCGAAATGCGGCGCAGCTACGATCGCAAGACCAAGCTGCCAGCCGACCTGGTGGAGGCCCTCACCCGGGCGACGAGCATCGGCCAGCAAGTGTGGGTCGAAGCCCGCAAAGCAAACGACTACGCCCAGTTTGCTCCCAAGCTCGAGACCATCTTCAAGCTCAAGCGGGAAGAGGCCGATGCGGTCGGCTACACCGAATGCCGCTACGACGCGCTGTTGGACGATTACGAACCCCACACGACGGCCTCGCAGGTGGAGCCAGTGCTGCGCTCGCTCGGCAAGGCGCTCGTGCCGTTGGTCGCAGCGATCGGCGAGAGCAAGCACCAGCCCGACATGTCGATCATGGATCGCGACTTTCCGGTCGACGTGCAAGCCAAGTACGGTAGCGACGTCGCCAAGCGGATTGGCTTCTGCTTCCAAGGGGGACGCATCGATCCGACCGCCCACCCATTCTGCACCACCCTCGGCCCGGCCGACGTTCGCTTGACCACCCGCTACAATCCCCGCGACTTGCGGGCGGGGCTGTTCAGCATCATGCACGAAGCAGGTCACGGATTGTACGAGCAAGGGCTGCCGAGCGAGAAGTATGGCCTGCCGACCGGCGAAGCCATTTCGCTAGGCATTCACGAATCGCAATCGCGGATGTGGGAAATCCTGGTCGGCCTGAGCCATTCGTTCTGGCAACACAACTACGCCGACGCCCAAGCGGCGTTCCCCGCCGCGCTCGGCGACGTGGCCCTCGACGATTTCCACTTTGCCATTAATGAGTCGAAGCCTTCGCTCATTCGCGTAGAAGCCGACGAAGCGACCTACAACCTGCACATCCTGATTCGCTTCGAACTCGAGCTGGCACTCGTGGCCGACGAGCTATCGATCGCCGATTTGCCAGCTGCCTGGAACGCCAAGTACGAGCAGTACCTCGGCATTACGCCCCCCAGCGACGCCCTAGGGGTAATGCAGGATGTGCACTGGAGCCATGGTTTGATTGGTTACTTCCCCACGTACTCGCTGGGCAACCTTTATTCGGCACAGTTCTTCGCCAAGGCGAAAGAAGACCTCGGGGACCTCGATGCCCAATTCGCCCAAGGAGACTACAAACCATTGCTCGATTGGTTGCGTACGAACATCCATCAACATGGCAAGCGGTACACGGCCGCCGACCTGGTGGAACGGGTCACCGGCAAGCCGCTGTCGTCGGAGGCCCTGTTATCGCACCTGAGCGACAAATTTGGCAAACTTTACCGGTTGTAA
- a CDS encoding CBS domain-containing protein, which translates to MNSKVAKDIMVTRLVTLRPTVDVLDAVRTLLKSRISGAPVVDADGKFLGVFSEKCAMQVILDATYDSLPTNNVGAFMDTQARQIRPDTDLLSIAQVFLLTNFRRLAVVDEQGYLLGQISRRDVMAAGLKMLDDTNIEKHEPSLLYLSALHERKSMPLA; encoded by the coding sequence ATGAATTCAAAGGTTGCCAAGGATATCATGGTCACCCGACTGGTGACCCTTCGACCCACCGTCGACGTCCTGGACGCAGTGCGAACGCTGTTGAAGAGTCGCATCTCAGGTGCTCCGGTGGTCGACGCCGATGGCAAGTTTCTCGGTGTGTTTTCCGAGAAGTGCGCGATGCAAGTCATTCTGGACGCCACGTACGACTCGCTTCCCACGAACAACGTGGGTGCGTTCATGGATACCCAAGCACGACAGATCCGCCCGGACACCGATCTGTTGTCGATCGCGCAAGTATTCCTGCTCACGAACTTCCGCCGACTGGCCGTGGTCGACGAGCAAGGTTACTTGCTGGGGCAGATTAGCCGCCGTGACGTGATGGCGGCAGGGCTGAAAATGCTCGACGATACGAATATCGAGAAACATGAACCATCGCTGCTTTATCTCAGTGCGTTGCACGAGAGAAAATCGATGCCGTTGGCCTGA
- a CDS encoding glutamine synthetase III family protein, whose product MDTAYKDKTSRNGSGLTASSNSASPSYDSARRAAISAVTNYKPSSPPMNFRDTSTGDLFNANVFSKSVMKKRLPKPVYKALLRTMEAGEKLDPSVADVVAAAMKDWAISKGATHYAHVFYPLTGLTAEKHDSFLAPDDDGTALAEFSGKQLIQGEPDGSSFPTGGIRVTFEARGYTVWDVTSPAYILENDNGTTLCIPTAFVSWTGEALDKKTPVLRSMQALNQQAQRILKLFGHTDGSLVSSTAGPEQEYFLIDRNFYFSRPDLLNAGRTLFGAAPPKGQEFDDHYFGAIPERVLAFMLEAERELFKLGIPVKTRHNEVAPGQYEIAPMFEFANLATDHQQLTMTTLRRVAEKYGMVCLTHEKPFAGVNGSGKHVNWSMGSSSQGNLLDPGDTPHDNAQFLLICGAVIRAVHKYQGLLRSVVASASNDHRLGANEAPPAIISIFLGDQLTDVFQQIKAGGASSSIPKGTLTVGVDVLPPLPKDAGDRNRTSPFAFTGNRFEFRAVGSNQSIAGPLVAMNTIVAESLDYCATRLEEATGGDPEKLHGELQKLLTEIMNEHGAIIFNGDGYSEEWHKEAEERGLLNLKTSADALPVLKNQDIIDLFGKYNVLSERELASRLDTYLEQYCMTIGVEAKLTIKIAKTMIFPAAIRYQNELAATCTNLKMLGYEFDTNTLDAMTELVKELQDSIAELEASLAEGESDDLLAESRHCCDSVLPLMNKVRTYADKLEGFVADDLWPLPTYQEMLFIK is encoded by the coding sequence ATGGATACAGCTTATAAAGACAAGACAAGTCGCAACGGTAGTGGATTGACTGCTTCTTCGAACAGTGCCTCGCCATCGTATGACTCGGCTCGCAGGGCGGCTATTTCGGCAGTCACGAACTACAAGCCCAGCTCGCCGCCGATGAACTTCCGTGACACCTCGACTGGCGACCTGTTCAACGCCAATGTGTTCTCGAAGTCGGTCATGAAGAAGCGGCTCCCAAAGCCGGTTTACAAGGCGCTGCTCCGCACGATGGAAGCAGGCGAGAAGCTCGACCCCTCGGTGGCCGACGTTGTGGCCGCTGCCATGAAGGACTGGGCGATCTCCAAGGGCGCGACTCACTACGCTCACGTGTTCTACCCGCTCACCGGTTTGACCGCTGAGAAGCACGATAGCTTCCTGGCTCCCGACGACGATGGAACCGCGCTCGCCGAGTTCTCGGGCAAGCAGCTGATTCAAGGCGAGCCCGACGGTTCGAGCTTCCCTACCGGCGGTATTCGGGTCACGTTCGAAGCTCGTGGTTACACGGTCTGGGACGTGACGAGCCCCGCTTACATTCTGGAAAACGACAACGGCACCACGCTTTGCATTCCCACCGCGTTCGTGTCGTGGACCGGCGAAGCACTCGACAAGAAGACTCCAGTGCTACGTTCGATGCAGGCCCTGAATCAACAGGCCCAGCGCATCCTGAAGCTGTTCGGTCACACCGACGGCAGTCTGGTTTCGTCGACCGCTGGTCCCGAGCAGGAATACTTCCTGATCGATCGTAACTTCTACTTCTCCCGCCCCGACTTGCTGAACGCTGGTCGTACGCTGTTTGGTGCTGCACCTCCGAAGGGCCAGGAGTTCGACGATCACTACTTTGGTGCGATTCCCGAGCGCGTGCTGGCCTTCATGCTCGAAGCCGAACGCGAACTGTTCAAGCTCGGTATCCCCGTAAAGACCCGTCACAACGAAGTGGCTCCTGGTCAGTACGAGATTGCTCCGATGTTCGAATTCGCCAACCTGGCGACCGACCATCAGCAACTCACCATGACCACGCTTCGCCGAGTGGCTGAGAAGTACGGCATGGTTTGCCTGACCCACGAAAAGCCATTCGCTGGCGTCAACGGCTCGGGTAAGCACGTCAACTGGTCGATGGGCAGCTCGTCGCAAGGCAACCTGCTCGATCCAGGCGACACCCCGCACGATAACGCTCAGTTCCTGCTGATCTGCGGTGCGGTCATTCGTGCGGTACACAAGTACCAAGGCCTGCTCCGTTCGGTTGTCGCTTCGGCGAGCAACGATCACCGGTTGGGTGCGAACGAAGCTCCTCCAGCGATCATCTCGATCTTCCTGGGCGATCAGCTCACCGACGTCTTCCAGCAAATTAAGGCTGGTGGTGCTAGCTCGTCGATTCCCAAGGGTACGCTGACCGTTGGTGTCGACGTGTTGCCGCCGCTGCCAAAGGATGCTGGCGACCGTAACCGTACGAGCCCGTTCGCGTTCACTGGTAACCGGTTCGAGTTCCGTGCGGTTGGTTCGAACCAATCGATCGCTGGCCCGCTCGTGGCGATGAACACCATCGTCGCCGAGTCGCTCGACTACTGTGCAACCCGTCTGGAAGAAGCCACTGGTGGCGATCCCGAGAAGTTGCACGGCGAGCTGCAGAAGCTGCTCACCGAGATCATGAACGAGCATGGCGCGATCATCTTCAACGGCGACGGCTACAGCGAAGAGTGGCACAAAGAGGCCGAAGAGCGTGGTCTGCTGAACCTGAAGACCTCGGCCGACGCCTTGCCTGTGTTGAAGAACCAGGACATCATCGATCTGTTCGGCAAGTACAACGTGCTGTCGGAGCGTGAGCTCGCCAGCCGTCTCGATACCTACCTCGAGCAGTACTGCATGACGATCGGCGTGGAAGCCAAGCTGACGATCAAGATCGCCAAGACCATGATCTTCCCTGCTGCGATTCGTTACCAAAACGAGCTGGCTGCAACGTGCACCAACCTGAAGATGCTCGGGTACGAGTTCGATACCAACACCCTGGATGCCATGACCGAATTGGTCAAGGAGCTTCAGGATTCGATCGCCGAACTGGAAGCCTCGCTGGCCGAAGGGGAGTCGGACGATTTGCTCGCTGAGTCGCGTCACTGCTGCGACTCGGTGTTGCCGTTGATGAACAAGGTTCGCACCTACGCCGACAAGCTCGAAGGCTTCGTTGCCGACGACCTGTGGCCGCTGCCGACCTACCAGGAAATGTTGTTCATCAAGTAG